In Rhizobium sp. N324, a single genomic region encodes these proteins:
- a CDS encoding LysE family translocator, with amino-acid sequence MNYHENLWLFFTLLFGIIIVPGMDMLFVLANALTGGIRRGLAATGGIMAGGAVHSAYGAAGVGLLVTMLPQLFNVLLLAGVAYMIWIGISLIRSSITVEAVGPGTARSGWRAFRQGAVTCLVNPKAYIFMFAVYPQFLKPEYGPVWMQGLIMGAMTVATQFAIYGTLAMTAGRSRDLLVANPDVTAFVGRFAGLLLVAVSAFSLWQGWKSA; translated from the coding sequence ATGAACTACCACGAAAACCTCTGGCTCTTCTTCACCCTTCTCTTCGGCATCATCATCGTACCCGGCATGGATATGCTCTTCGTGCTCGCCAATGCACTGACCGGCGGCATCAGGCGCGGGCTGGCGGCGACCGGCGGCATCATGGCCGGCGGCGCCGTGCATTCGGCCTATGGCGCGGCCGGCGTCGGCTTGCTCGTCACCATGCTGCCGCAGCTTTTCAACGTGCTGCTCCTTGCCGGCGTTGCCTATATGATCTGGATCGGCATTTCGCTGATCCGCAGCTCGATCACCGTCGAGGCGGTCGGGCCGGGAACGGCGCGCTCCGGCTGGCGCGCCTTCCGCCAGGGTGCGGTCACCTGTCTCGTCAATCCGAAGGCCTATATCTTCATGTTCGCCGTCTATCCGCAGTTCCTGAAGCCGGAATACGGCCCGGTCTGGATGCAGGGGCTGATCATGGGCGCCATGACGGTCGCCACCCAGTTCGCCATCTACGGCACGCTGGCGATGACCGCCGGCCGCAGCCGCGACCTGCTCGTCGCCAATCCCGACGTCACGGCTTTCGTCGGCCGCTTTGCCGGGCTGCTCTTGGTTGCTGTTTCCGCCTTCAGCCTCTGGCAGGGATGGAAAAGCGCGTGA
- a CDS encoding c-type cytochrome: MNWKAVAAAAAMAGIALGSVTAADGTHDSRIALMKQIGGAAGALGAIAKGTKPYDAEAVKAALTTIAATAKVFPDQFKPGTETGDAEASPKIWENMDDFKARAAKLSADAETALAQLPADAAAVGATVNTLGASCGGCHKAYRIKE; encoded by the coding sequence ATGAATTGGAAAGCAGTAGCTGCCGCCGCAGCGATGGCGGGGATAGCGCTCGGTTCGGTGACCGCCGCCGACGGCACCCATGATTCGCGCATTGCCCTGATGAAGCAGATCGGCGGGGCGGCCGGCGCCCTGGGAGCCATCGCCAAAGGCACCAAGCCTTACGATGCCGAAGCGGTGAAGGCGGCACTGACGACGATTGCCGCAACGGCCAAGGTGTTCCCCGATCAGTTCAAGCCGGGCACGGAAACGGGCGACGCAGAAGCGAGCCCGAAAATCTGGGAAAACATGGATGATTTCAAGGCGCGCGCCGCAAAGCTCTCCGCCGATGCCGAAACCGCGCTCGCCCAGCTTCCGGCCGATGCCGCGGCTGTCGGCGCCACGGTCAACACGCTCGGCGCCAGCTGCGGCGGCTGTCATAAGGCCTATCGCATCAAGGAGTGA